In Musa acuminata AAA Group cultivar baxijiao chromosome BXJ2-3, Cavendish_Baxijiao_AAA, whole genome shotgun sequence, the following proteins share a genomic window:
- the LOC135608084 gene encoding probable uridine nucleosidase 1 isoform X2: MESNSMVGYLENNGNHAPFDGPLKVIIDTDPGIDDSMAILMAFQKPEIEILGLTTIFGNVSTEDATRNALLLCEIAGHPEVPVAEGSHEPLKGGKPHVADFVHGSDGLGNIFLPPPLGKQIEKTASEFLVEKVSQYPGDVCILALGPLTNLALAIKRDSSFANKVKKVVVLGGTLFAAGNVNPAAEANIYGDPEAADVVFTCGADVVVVGINVTTQVKLTDADLSELRNSKGKHSQILYDMCKFYRDWHVKSDGVYGIFPHDPVSFAALVRPDLFTFRKGVVRVETQGICIGHTLMDQGLKKWSTSNPWTGYSPVSVAWAVDPPGVLSFIKQLFMKP, translated from the exons ATGGAATCGAATTCGATGGTTGGATATTTGGAGAACAACGGGAACCACGCGCCTTTTGATGGGCCCCTGAAGGTCATCATCGACACGGATCCTGGGATAG ATGATAGCATGGCCATATTAATGGCATTCCAAAAACCAGAGATTGAAATTTTAGGTTTGACAACAATTTTTGGAAACGTGAGCACTGAAGATGCTACTCGCAATGCCTTGCTTTTG TGTGAGATCGCTGGACATCCTGAGGTTCCAGTAGCAGAAGGAAGCCATGAGCCTTTAAAG GGAGGAAAGCCACATGTTGCTGATTTTGTTCATGGTTCAGATGGTCTTGGCAATATATTTCTCCCACCACCTTTGGGAAAACAGATAGAGAAAACTGCATCAGAATTTTTGGTTGAGAAGGTTTCTCAGTACCCTGGTGACGTGTGCATCCTTGCATTGGGACCTTTAACAAATTTAGCATTG GCCATCAAAAGAGACTCTTCCTTTGCAAACAAGGTGAAGAAGGTGGTTGTTCTTGGTGGGACTCTCTTTGCTGCTGGAAATGTCAACCCTGCTGCGGAAGCTAAT ATTTATGGAGACCCAGAAGCAGCTGATGTGGTCTTTACATGTGGAGCAGATGTAGTAGTTGTGGGGATAAACGTCACTACTCAGGTCAAACTTACAG ATGCAGACCTCTCTGAGCTAAGAAACTCCAAAGGAAAACACTCGCAAATCTTGTATGACATGTGCAAGTTTTACCGAGACTGGCATGTCAAATCTGATGGTGTTTATG GTATTTTCCCACATGATCCTGTAAGCTTTGCTGCTTTAGTTCGTCCAGACCTTTTCACATTCAGAAAGGGGGTTGTGAGGGTTGAAACACAGGGCATTTGCATTGGGCATACATTGATGGACCAAGGATTAAAAAA GTGGAGCACCAGCAATCCTTGGACAGGTTATTCACCAGTATCAGTTGCATGGGCGGTTGATCCGCCTGGAGTTCTTTCTTTTATCAAACAACTGTTCATGAAACCATGA
- the LOC135608084 gene encoding uridine nucleosidase 1-like isoform X1 yields MESNSMVGYLENNGNHAPFDGPLKVIIDTDPGIDDSMAILMAFQKPEIEILGLTTIFGNVSTEDATRNALLLCEIAGHPEVPVAEGSHEPLKGGKPHVADFVHGSDGLGNIFLPPPLGKQIEKTASEFLVEKVSQYPGDVCILALGPLTNLALAIKRDSSFANKVKKVVVLGGTLFAAGNVNPAAEANIYGDPEAADVVFTCGADVVVVGINVTTQVKLTDADLSELRNSKGKHSQILYDMCKFYRDWHVKSDGVYGRSTLFAPYDSFTQNDNLDR; encoded by the exons ATGGAATCGAATTCGATGGTTGGATATTTGGAGAACAACGGGAACCACGCGCCTTTTGATGGGCCCCTGAAGGTCATCATCGACACGGATCCTGGGATAG ATGATAGCATGGCCATATTAATGGCATTCCAAAAACCAGAGATTGAAATTTTAGGTTTGACAACAATTTTTGGAAACGTGAGCACTGAAGATGCTACTCGCAATGCCTTGCTTTTG TGTGAGATCGCTGGACATCCTGAGGTTCCAGTAGCAGAAGGAAGCCATGAGCCTTTAAAG GGAGGAAAGCCACATGTTGCTGATTTTGTTCATGGTTCAGATGGTCTTGGCAATATATTTCTCCCACCACCTTTGGGAAAACAGATAGAGAAAACTGCATCAGAATTTTTGGTTGAGAAGGTTTCTCAGTACCCTGGTGACGTGTGCATCCTTGCATTGGGACCTTTAACAAATTTAGCATTG GCCATCAAAAGAGACTCTTCCTTTGCAAACAAGGTGAAGAAGGTGGTTGTTCTTGGTGGGACTCTCTTTGCTGCTGGAAATGTCAACCCTGCTGCGGAAGCTAAT ATTTATGGAGACCCAGAAGCAGCTGATGTGGTCTTTACATGTGGAGCAGATGTAGTAGTTGTGGGGATAAACGTCACTACTCAGGTCAAACTTACAG ATGCAGACCTCTCTGAGCTAAGAAACTCCAAAGGAAAACACTCGCAAATCTTGTATGACATGTGCAAGTTTTACCGAGACTGGCATGTCAAATCTGATGGTGTTTATGGTAGATCCACACTTTtcgctccttatgactcttttactCAAAATGACAACTTGGACAGATAA
- the LOC103979078 gene encoding cytochrome P450 94C1, with product MSLWEDMEEAVEACRSRFSLLFFSLAAVVVLLAMVFRVLRSMPWWCSCPVCEAYVTNSWAASFDNLCDWYAHLLRESPTRTIHIHVLRNTVTANPDNVEHMLRARFDNYPKGKPFSAILGDLLGRGIFNVDGDPWCFQRKMASAELGGASVRFFASCAVASEVRGRLLPLLDVACGGGRVLDLQDVFRRFAFDSMCKISFGLDPGCLELSLPMSDFAAAFDKASRLSAWRATATMPLVWKAKRLLNWGSERELGDAIGLVNLLAKELIRQRRKLGFSSNHDLLSRFMACVNDDDDKYLRDIIISFLLAGRDTVASALTCFFFLLSRHPDVRSAIRDEIDRVVERDAVTASYDQLRDLQYVHAAIYESMRLYPPVQFDSKFCLEDDVLPDGTAVRRGTRVTYHAYAMGRMEELWGSDCSEFLPQRWLRNGAFNPESPYKYPVFQGGVRVCLGKEMALMEMKTVIAAVVRQFDVEVISADEGGGGNRPPRFATGLTASLKGGLPVRVRRRVESSAEPRRGAC from the coding sequence ATGTCTCTGTGGGAAGACATGGAGGAAGCTGTCGAAGCCTGTCGGTCTCgcttctccctcctcttcttctccttggcGGCCGTCGTCGTGCTCCTCGCGATGGTGTTCAGGGTCCTGAGGTCCATGCCGTGGTGGTGCAGCTGCCCGGTGTGCGAGGCGTACGTGACCAACTCCTGGGCCGCAAGCTTCGACAACCTCTGCGACTGGTACGCCCACCTCCTCCGGGAGTCGCCCACCCGCACCATCCACATCCACGTGCTCCGCAACACCGTCACCGCCAACCCTGACAACGTCGAGCACATGCTCAGGGCCCGCTTCGACAACTACCCCAAGGGCAAGCCTTTCTCCGCCATCCTCGGCGACCTGCTCGGCCGCGGCATCTTCAACGTCGACGGCGACCCCTGGTGCTTCCAGCGCAAGATGGCCAGCGCTGAGCTCGGCGGGGCCTCCGTCCGATTTTTTGCCTCCTGCGCCGTGGCCTCCGAGGTCCGCGGccgcctcctccctctcctcgACGTCGCGTGCGGCGGTGGCCGCGTCCTCGACCTGCAAGATGTGTTCCGTAGGTTCGCCTTCGATAGCATGTGCAAGATCTCGTTCGGGCTCGACCCCGGTTGCCTTGAGCTGTCGCTGCCGATGTCCGACTTCGCGGCGGCCTTCGACAAGGCCTCGAGGCTGTCAGCCTGGCGGGCGACCGCGACGATGCCCCTGGTATGGAAGGCCAAGCGGCTCCTCAACTGGGGATCGGAGAGAGAACTGGGGGATGCGATCGGCCTGGTGAACCTCCTCGCCAAGGAGCTCATTCGCCAGCGAAGGAAGCTGGGGTTCTCCTCCAACCACGATCTCCTCTCTCGATTCATGGCCTGCGTCAACGACGACGATGACAAGTACCTTCGAGACATCATAATTAGCTTCTTGCTGGCCGGGCGCGACACCGTCGCCTCGGCCCTGACCTGCTTCTTCTTCCTGCTGTCCCGCCACCCGGACGTCCGCTCCGCCATCCGCGACGAGATCGACCGCGTCGTGGAACGCGACGCGGTCACCGCCAGCTACGATCAACTGAGGGACCTGCAGTACGTGCATGCGGCCATCTACGAGAGCATGCGGCTGTACCCGCCGGTGCAGTTCGACTCCAAGTTCTGCCTCGAGGACGACGTGCTGCCCGACGGGACCGCCGTCAGAAGGGGCACGCGGGTGACGTACCACGCCTACGCCATGGGGAGGATGGAGGAGCTGTGGGGGAGCGACTGCAGCGAGTTCCTGCCGCAGCGGTGGCTGAGGAATGGAGCGTTCAACCCCGAAAGCCCGTACAAGTACCCCGTGTTCCAAGGCGGCGTCCGGGTGTGCCTCGGCAAGGAGATGGCGCTGATGGAGATGAAGACCGTGATCGCGGCGGTGGTCCGGCAATTCGACGTCGAAGTAATCTCAGCCGACGAAGGCGGAGGCGGAAACCGGCCGCCCAGGTTCGCGACCGGCCTCACCGCCTCTCTGAAGGGGGGCCTTCCGGTCCGAGTTCGCCGGAGGGTGGAAAGCTCGGCCGAGCCACGGCGCGGCGCATGTTAG
- the LOC135608085 gene encoding probable glycosyltransferase 2 — MGHEATGFRPPTADRDRPDAGAAAPRSRLPRRRQIRKTFNNLKVTILCGVVTILVLRGTVGIGNLAGSGGDAFTADQKVVEDIDRILREIRSDSDPDDEDQIPSGFNSTTATALNYTSSDALFAAAAANYTLGPKIFDWDVQRRRWLAENRGFPSQTPAGKSRILLVTGSPPNPCDNPIGDHYLLKGTKNKIDYCRLHGIEIVYNMAHLDRELAGYWAKLPLIRRLMLSHPEVEWIWWMDSDALFTDMAFEIPLDHYAAHNLVVHGYPDLIFEKHSWIGLNTGSFLLRNCQWSLDLLDAWAPMGPKGPIRDEAGKMLTANLKGRPAFEADDQSALIYLLLSQQDRWGDKIYIENSYYLHGYWAGLVDRYEEMMEKYHPGLGDERWPFVTHFVGCKPCGSYGDYPVERCLRSMERAFNFADNQVLRMYGFEHGNLASPKIRRTEKQTAKPLEFLDQLNLEARVETRG; from the coding sequence ATGGGTCACGAGGCGACCGGGTTCAGGCCGCCGACGGCGGATAGGGACCGCCCCGACGCTGGCGCCGCGGCCCCTCGCTCCCGCCTCCCCCGCCGCCGCCAGATACGCAAGACCTTCAACAACCTCAAGGTCACCATTCTCTGCGGCGTCGTCACCATCCTCGTCCTCCGCGGCACTGTCGGTATCGGCAACCTCGCCGGCTCCGGCGGTGACGCCTTCACCGCCGACCAGAAGGTCGTCGAGGACATCGACCGCATCCTCCGCGAGATACGCTCCGATTCCGACCCCGACGACGAGGACCAGATCCCCTCCGGCTTCAATTCCACCACCGCTACCGCCCTTAACTACACCTCCTCTGACGCCCTctttgccgctgccgccgctaacTACACCCTCGGCCCCAAGATATTCGACTGGGAcgtgcagcggcgacggtggctgGCGGAGAACCGGGGGTTCCCGAGCCAAACTCCAGCCGGAAAGTCGCGGATCCTCCTCGTCACCGGATCGCCGCCTAACCCCTGCGACAATCCAATCGGCGACCACTACCTCTTGAAGGGGACCAAGAACAAGATCGACTACTGCCGCCTCCACGGGATCGAGATCGTCTACAACATGGCACACCTCGACCGGGAGCTCGCCGGGTACTGGGCCAAGCTCCCGCTGATCCGGCGGCTGATGCTGTCGCACCCGGAGGTGGAGTGGATCTGGTGGATGGACAGCGATGCGCTCTTCACCGACATGGCCTTCGAGATCCCTCTCGACCACTACGCCGCTCACAACCTCGTCGTCCATGGCTACCCTGATCTCATTTTCGAGAAGCATTCCTGGATCGGCCTCAACACCGGAAGCTTCTTGCTGCGAAATTGTCAGTGGAGTCTCGACTTGCTCGATGCCTGGGCGCCAATGGGACCTAAAGGCCCAATTCGCGACGAGGCCGGCAAGATGCTCACGGCAAACCTGAAGGGCCGGCCGGCATTCGAGGCGGACGATCAATCGGCGCTCATTTACTTGCTATTGTCGCAGCAGGATCGGTGGGGCGACAAGATCTATATCGAGAATTCATATTACTTGCACGGATATTGGGCTGGGTTGGTGGATAGGTATGAGGAGATGATGGAGAAGTATCATCCAGGCTTAGGGGACGAGAGGTGGCCATTCGTGACGCACTTTGTTGGCTGTAAGCCATGTGGTAGCTATGGGGACTATCCTGTGGAGAGGTGCTTGAGAAGCATGGAGAGAGCTTTCAATTTTGCGGACAACCAGGTGTTGAGGATGTACGGGTTTGAGCATGGGAATCTGGCCAGCCCCAAGATTAGGAGGACCGAGAAGCAAACGGCGAAGCCATTGGAGTTCTTGGATCAGCTCAATCTTGAAGCCAGGGTAGAAACCAGAGGGTGA
- the LOC135608086 gene encoding uncharacterized protein LOC135608086 produces MHCQPAATSFAPNLPFCHPAESPSRRFSRFHFRRPNPLSSANLYLLRSPSSPRLAHRRPVRLSSAVASMAETKPFSVLFVCLGNICRSPAAEAVFTDSVRKRGAESKFKIDSAGTIGYHEGDPADSRMRSAAKRRGIEVTSISRPLRPSDFREFDLILAMDMQNREDIMSAYERWRFKEPLPEDAPKKIKLMCSYCKKHSEAEVPDPYYGGPQGFEKVLDLLEDACGSLLDSIMAETGQTSNQ; encoded by the exons ATGCATTGCCAACCCGCAGCGACCTCCTTCGCCCCAAATTTACCATTCTGCCACCCGGCCGAATCCCCCTCTCGTCGCTTCAGTAGATTCCATTTTCGACGGCCAAACCCCCTTTCTTCTGCAAATCTTTACCTCCTCCGATCTCCTTCGTCTCCCCGTCTCGCACACCGTCGACCCGTCCGGTTATCCTCCGCGGTCGCGTCCATGGCAGAGACGAAGCCCTTTTCCGTGCTCTTCGTTTGCCTCG GGAACATCTGCCGTAGCCCCGCCGCGGAGGCTGTGTTCACCGATAGCGTGCGGAAGCGTGGAGCGGAGTCCAAGTTCAAGATCGACTCCGCCGGCACCATCGGTTACCATGAG GGGGACCCGGCGGATTCGCGGATGAGGTCTGCGGCGAAGAGACGGGGGATCGAGGTCACCTCCATCTCGAGGCCGTTAAGACCCTCGGATTTCAGGGAGTTCGATCTCATATTGGCCATGGACATGCAAAATAGAG AGGACATAATGAGTGCTTATGAGAGATGGAGATTTAAAGAGCCTCTTCCAGAGGATGCTCCGAAGAAG ATTAAGCTTATGTGCTCCTATTGTAAGAAACACAGTGAAGCTGAAGTGCCAGATCCTTACTATGGAGGGCCACAAGGTTTTGAAAAG GTTCTAGATCTGCTAGAAGATGCTTGTGGATCGTTACTAGACAGCATCATGGCAGAGACCGGTCAGACTTCAAATCAATAG